The following coding sequences lie in one Eschrichtius robustus isolate mEscRob2 chromosome 10, mEscRob2.pri, whole genome shotgun sequence genomic window:
- the LOC137770342 gene encoding acyl-coenzyme A amino acid N-acyltransferase 2-like, with protein sequence MLQLTATPASALADEPVHIRVTGLPPLQTVTLMASVKDEKGNLYQSRAFYRASKAGELDLKQAPALGGHYVGVHPMGLFWSLKPEKAFERLIKKDVMNSPFWITLDLYDSVYLQKSGEVQPRASQVVQRWFSSPEVQRVQIREGRVRGALFLPPGEGPFPGLIDLFGGIGGLVEYRASLLAAHGFAVLALAYFAYADLPKQLQEVDLEYFEEAANLLLAHPKIQKPGIGVISVSKGAEIGLAMACYLKEVAATVCINGCNAIFEFPLRYRDLLITPIPSLPERMEFNIMGALCLRHYKGNPRDELNQHSVLPIEKAQGPILFIIGEDDECFNSREYAEQALDQLRRHGRSSGRLLLYPGAGHLIEPPYSPLCYASWSRGLFCPLLWGGDPAGHAAAQEHAWGEIQKFFRQHLVQSRSTL encoded by the exons ATGCTCCAGCTGACAGCCACCCCGGCAAGTGCCCTCGCGGATGAGCCCGTGCACATCCGAGTGACAGGCCTGCCCCCACTGCAGACGGTGACCCTCATGGCATCTGTGAAGGATGAGAAGGGGAATCTGTACCAGTCCAGAGCCTTCTACAGGGCCAGCAAGGCTGGTGAGCTGGACCTGAAGCAGGCTCCTGCCTTGGGAGGCCACTACGTGGGGGTCCACCCGATGGGCCTCTTCTGGTCTCTGAAGCCTGAGAAGGCTTTTGAGAGGCTGATTAAGAAAGATGTGATGAACAGCCCCTTTTGGATCACTCTGGATCTGTATGACTCCGTTTATTTACAAAAGTCAGGGGAGGTTCAGCCCAGGGCCAGCCAGGTGGTGCAGCGTTGGTTCTCCAGCCCTGAGGTGCAGCGGGTGCAGATCCGAGAAGGTCGTGTGCGAGGAGCCCTTTTCCTCCCTCCAG GGGAAGGCCCTTTCCCAGGACTCATTGATTTGTTTGGGGGCATCGGGGGTCTAGTTGAATATCGGGCCAGTCTTCTGGCTGCCCATGGCTTTGCAGTGCTGGCTTTAGCATATTTTGCCTATGCAGACCTGCCCAAGCAGTTGCAGGAGGTGGACCTGGAATATTTTGAGGAAGCTGCCAACTTGCTACTAGCTCATCCCAag ATCCAAAAGCCAGGAATTGGAGTGATCTCTGTGAGCAAAGGTGCAGAGATCGGGCTGGCCATGGCCTGCTACCTGAAGGAGGTGGCAGCCACCGTCTGCATCAATGGGTGCAATGCCATCTTTGAATTTCCGCTCCGGTACCGGGATCTGCTTATAACACCCATCCCCTCGCTTCCGGAGCGCATGGAGTTCAACATCATGGGCGCGTTGTGCCTCCGTCACTACAAGGGGAACCCCCGAGATGAACTCAATCAACACAGTGTGCTTCCTATTGAAAAGGCCCAGGGTCCGATCCTCTTCATTATAGGGGAGGATGACGAATGCTTCAATAGCAGAGAGTACGCTGAGCAAGCCCTGGACCAGCTGCGGAGGCACGGCCGAAGCAGCGGAAGGCTGCTGCTCTACCCCGGGGCGGGCCATCTCATAGAGCCTCCCTATTCGCCCCTGTGCTATGCGTCCTGGAGCCGCGGCCTCTTCTGCCCCCTGCTCTGGGGGGGGGACCCTGCTGGCCACGCGGCAGCCCAGGAGCACGCCTGGGGAGAGATCCAGAAATTCTTCAGGCAGCACCTTGTTCAGAGCAGAAGCACACTCTAA